Proteins from a genomic interval of Triplophysa dalaica isolate WHDGS20190420 chromosome 21, ASM1584641v1, whole genome shotgun sequence:
- the LOC130410361 gene encoding myelin and lymphocyte protein-like — translation MPDSSISTSSTLFHIHCTRAHRLKQMAANTGQMGYLPSGGSIFCTIPDILYLPEFLCGGVVWCLIAATHIWSENPIAYVITVSLLCFVMTFLWMIIFASGAHHNKGSWASADVAYHAFAALLYLSASVLLAKVTIDLQGGASFEPFGLYYRLDIAAVVFSFFTTLLYFIHTIFSAVRWKSF, via the exons ATGCCAGATTCTTCTATAAGCACATCTTCAACACTTTTTCACATTCATTGCACCCGTGCACACAGACTTAAGCAAATGGCAGCCAATACAGGACAAATGGGTTACCTGCCGAGCGGAGGTTCTATATTCTGCACCATACCAGACATCCTCTACCTGCCAGAATTT cTCTGTGGAGGTGTGGTATGGTGCCTTATCGCAGCTACACATATCTGGTCTGAAAACCCCATCGCATATGTGATTACAGTGTCACTTCTATGTTTCGTCATGACCTTCCTCTGGATGATAATATTTGCCAGTGGGGCACATCATAACAAAGGCTCTTGGGCATCCGCG GATGTCGCATACCATGCTTTTGCAGCTCTTCTGTATCTCAGTGCTTCTGTGCTTCTAGCTAAAGTTACAATAGACCTTCAAGGGGGAGCTTCTTTTGAGCCGTTTGGTCTTTACTACAGGCTGGACATAGCTGCTGTG gtgTTTTCCTTTTTCACCACCTTGCTATATTTCATCCATACAATTTTCTCAGCCGTCAGATGGAAATCCTTCTAA
- the pgap4 gene encoding transmembrane protein 246 — translation MPPRWRTCINKPLHWSSPVVQGLILCVLTFGVIMPICCHRLLYSYYFLKTVYLDPLSDAALQESYNKGQEALRFWESVESSERDPVAEKPDLLVTVVTARRSEGRDYHYLLQVTHRLMSLLKTCGEKSCAEVIICDVESGPVNEEVLLVEKQFRVVRRSPGEDHYSGEASSVFEREKRDYVFCLRKGWEAMRPKNIVVLEDDALPMADFFLLVKNLLLRKFALNSLYIKLYHPERLQRYWNPEVYRILEWLGLGLFVATILLIILSHYTPLSFTLSPPHLVFMTLYVMAVVELTGRHYLLEFRRLSPQLYAVSPATECCTPAMLFPGNASLRAAEYLDQVVCAQGNAKDMVLWKIARSTPGERAHSVEPNSVTHIGAYSSIRINPARPRLI, via the coding sequence ATGCCTCCTCGATGGAGAACCTGTATCAACAAGCCCCTACACTGGTCAAGCCCTGTAGTCCAAGGGCtgattttatgtgttttaactTTTGGAGTTATAATGCCTATATGTTGCCATCGTTTACTGTACTcctattattttttaaagacagtTTATCTTGATCCCTTGAGCGATGCAGCACTACAGGAGAGCTACAACAAAGGCCAGGAAGCCCTGCGTTTCTGGGAGAGCGTGGAGTCCTCAGAAAGAGACCCGGTTGCTGAGAAACCAGATCTCTTGGTCACTGTTGTGACCGCCAGGAGAAGCGAGGGGAGGGACTATCACTACCTGCTACAGGTGACGCACCGGCTAATGTCTCTCCTTAAAACGTGTGGTGAGAAATCATGCGCCGAGGTCATAATCTGTGATGTCGAAAGCGGTCCCGTAAACGAGGAAGTCTTGCTTGTGGAAAAACAGTTCCGGGTTGTTCGACGTTCTCCAGGTGAGGACCACTACAGCGGGGAAGCGTCCAGCGTCTTCGAGAGGGAGAAAAGAGACTATGTTTTTTGTCTGCGAAAAGGATGGGAGGCTATGAGGCCAAAAAACATCGTCGTCCTGGAGGATGATGCACTGCCAATGGCAGATTTCTTTCTGTTGGTTAAAAACTTGCTGTTAAGGAAATTCGCCCTCAACAGTTTGTACATTAAGCTCTACCACCCGGAACGTCTACAGAGGTATTGGAATCCAGAGGTGTATCGGATACTGGAATGGCTGGGATTGGGCCTGTTTGTTGCTACTATCCTTCTCATCATATTGTCACACTATACACCTCTCTCTTTTACCCTCTCTCCTCCTCATCTTGTTTTCATGACTCTTTATGTAATGGCTGTCGTTGAGCTGACAGGGAGACACTACCTCCTGGAGTTTAGACGCCTCTCGCCCCAGCTGTATGCTGTGTCGCCCGCTACTGAATGCTGCACCCCTGCTATGCTCTTTCCAGGCAATGCATCACTTCGAGCAGCAGAGTACCTGGACCAGGTTGTCTGCGCTCAGGGTAATGCCAAAGATATGGTGCTGTGGAAGATAGCGAGATCGACACCAGGAGAGAGGGCACATAGTGTTGAACCCAATTCTGTCACGCATATCGGAGCTTACTCCTCCATCCGGATCAACCCTGCTCGACCTAGATTGATTTGA
- the tpcn3 gene encoding two pore segment channel 3 has protein sequence MSEQETIGKTAGHSLSKDEGLINGGNTVSDDVPDEMTESLNLATVYVSDAQYNRNIFFDTSPQAVRLYLLYNHWIMQMLVYVFIITNLALALLEDPAVVPVPIWATSTIEIICLSAFTARLVHYAKVIPKDKFWKDPKNICFIFIVTLSFLDLTIYGALKAAGYFGVRWSRVLRPLLLVNVTEGRQLRRAFRSIRNALPQISYVFLLFMFSVLVFSLIALKLFGKRGLLTIDGSSYFTDYFEIVFDLYVLMTTANSPDVMMPAYNYSIFFTIFFILYIVVNTYTFMSFFLAVVYNNYKKYLKEEVRQLVKARRFKMCRAFSVLQEARGEGGEPVVSQAKWNLLVKLVKPNISIAHRELLWSVLDDQKKGHIGKLAFVQSCDLLSIQVITVRSQAHPLLNCFPFLYNSAASRFIRHMVRHRMFVYVYDAIILINAVFIGLDEENPMVSNAEWGFLALYMLEIILKLYATEPRLFFARHQFWNWFDTIIVVSALLGTIINSALKHAGGYTSRQILDIVFIFRVLRLVRLVDSIKRFRAIINTLIKIGPTILTFGQLILVVYYIFAMVGMELFKGKIQYFEPNSTRPGQEYCGNPLLKGTTFAKLNYCKNNFNNVVSSFIVLLELTVVNQWHVLTNGFTAVTHVSARIFFVLFHIVVVIIIINIFIAFILEAFLVEYTVDKSDLQTSLEKKIEELGLNVQEDGVDNGLVDAMESCDNELGPNESGKRKPSLMFKIASRRSRTVDGLLQRMFETDLNSEDFDEEEEPNINFSNPVFDSI, from the exons ATGTCTGAGCAAGAGACGATCGGGAAAACGGCGGGTCATTCTTTATCAAAGGATGAAGGTTTAATCAATGGAGGGAATACTGTTTCCGATGATGTTCCAGATGAGATGACAGAG AGCTTAAACCTGGCCACAGTATATGTCTCAGATGCCCAATATAACAGGAACATATTTTTTGATACATCACCTCAGGCTGTGAG ACTCTACTTGCTCTACAATCACTGGATCATGCAGATGCTGGTATATGTTTTTATCATAACAAACCTTGCACTAGCTCTGTTGGAAGACCCCGCAGTTGTGCCAGTTCCAATATGG GCAACTTCTACAATTGAGATCATTTGTCTCTCTGCTTTCACTGCGCGGCTAGTTCACTATGCCAAAGTCATTCCAAAAGATAAATTCTGGAAGGATCCCAAAAATATATGCTTCATATTCATTGTAACG CTCTCTTTTTTAGATTTGACAATATACGGGGCTCTGAAAGCAGCAGGCTACTTTGGCGTCCGATGGTCAAGGGTCTTAAGACCACTTCTGTTAGTCAATGTTACAGAGGGGCGACAA CTCCGCAGGGCATTCAGGAGTATTAGGAATGCACTTCCTCAGATCTCCTATGTTTTCCTCCTATTCATGTTCAGCGTGTTGGTCTTTTCTCTCATAGCTTTAAAGCTGTTTGGGAAAAG GGGCCTTTTGACCATTGATGGGTCTTCATATTTCACTGACtattttgaaattgttttcGATCTATATGTTTTAATGACCACTGCAAATAGCCCTGATGTCAT gATGCCTGCATACAACTACAGTATTTTCTTTACTATTTTCTTCATTCTGTATATTGTTGTCAACACCTACACATTCATGTCCTTCTTTCTGGCTGTTGTTTACAATAACTACAAAAAGTACCTGAAG GAGGAGGTGCGGCAGCTAGTGAAGGCCAGAAGATTTAAGATGTGTCGGGCGTTTTCTGTGCTGCAGGAGGCCCGGGGTGAAGGTGGGGAGCCAGTGGTGTCCCAGGCAAAATGGAACCTCCTGGTCAAGCTTGTCAAGCCTAATATCAGTATTGCTCACCGGGAACTGCTGTGGAGCGTCTTAGATGATCAGAAGAAAGGACACATAG GAAAGTTAGCTTTCGTCCAGTCTTGTGATCTGTTAAGTATCCAGGTGATCACAGTCAGGTCACAAGCACATCCATTGCTAAACTGTTTCCCCTTTCTGTATAACTCCGCAGCCAGCAGGTTTATCCGCCACATGGTTCGTCACAG AATGTTTGTGTATGTCTATGATGCTATTATCCTGATCAATGCTGTGTTTATTGGTCTGGATGAGGAGAATCCTATGGTGTCCAATGCTGAGTGGGGTTTTCTAGCTCTTTATATGCTGGAGATCATTCTTAAACTCTATGCCACTGAACCTCGTTTGTTCTTCGCTCGACATCAGTTTTGGAACTG GTTTGACACCATCATTGTTGTGTCTGCACTTTTAGGCACAATCATTAATTCAGCACTCAAACACG cTGGAGGTTACACGAGTCGCCAGATTCTGGACATCGTTTTCATTTTCAGAGTCTTGCGACTTGTACGCTTGGTGGATTCCATAAAGAG ATTCCGAGCCATCATCAACACGCTTATTAAAATTGGACCAACTATACTAACATTTGGACAACTCATATTG GTGGTGTATTATATATTTGCCATGGTTGGCATGGAGTTGTTTAAAggtaaaatacagtattttgagcCTAACTCAACAAGGCCTGGTCAAGAGTACTGCGGGAACCCTCTTCTGAAAGGCACCACCTTTGCAAAACTCAACTACTGCAAAAACAACTTCAACAATGTTGTTTCTTCTttcattgtcctgctggagcTCACTGTGGTGAATCAGTGGCATG TGTTGACCAACGGTTTTACGGCAGTCACACATGTTTCAGCCAGAATATTTTTCGTCCTCTTTCATATTGTCGTTGTCATTATCATAATCAA tatttttattgcttttatctTGGAGGCCTTCTTGGTGGAGTACACAGTTGACAAAAGTGATCTTCAGACTTCTCTTGAGAAGAAAATCGAGGAGCTGGGACTTAATGTGCAAGA GGATGGTGTGGACAATGGTCTTGTAGATGCAATGGAAAGCTGTGACAATGAACTGGGTCCTAATGAATCTGGCAAGCGGAAGCCCTCCCTTATGTTCAAGATTGCTTCAAGAA GATCCAGAACGGTGGATGGACTTTTGCAGCGGATGTTTGAGACTGATCTCAACTCTGAAGACTTTGACGAGGAGGAGGAACCTAACATAAACTTCTCAAACCCTGTTTTTGACTCTATATAA